In Scleropages formosus chromosome 6, fSclFor1.1, whole genome shotgun sequence, the genomic stretch CAGCTTTGACTGAAGTATTGTGGTATCTCCATCAGCATTTTATATCCTTGCTAAGGCACATTAGCTACTGAGTAAACTGGGAAGTAACAGCATACATTCATGCACACAATTTCCATAACATAGGCTGACATGTATCAGTTCCAGTCACAATGTGTCTCCTGGAAATACTTGTTGcaagaggtaaaaaaaataaaataaagtaaaataaaataaaataaaataaaataacaaccTTCATCAAAAAACCCACATGGAGGGCACAAACTAATCCACAAATCTtacagctgaaaacacagcaaacataaaattacacacaaaatGCACTGCTTCAATTAGGAATGGGCAATGATACTTTATGAATGCTGTGGGGTCTGCTGGTCTCCATTGTGTTCTGCCCCTCACTCATTTAATGCAACTCATTTGGGTAGAAAATTATATCACTTTAGTTCTGCTGTTCTGAACTAGCTGTCACCAGGAAAGTGCCCAAAATAAAGTAATCAAACATACAAAAGCTACACATTACCTCTAATAAACCAGTTCAGGGTTTGGAGACTATAAAAACCAGCAGCACATTTGACATCTCTGGGAAAGGTTCCTCACCTCTGGTGGTTATATTTAGTGTATTTTGAGTTATTTTATTGCtgcattttcagacattttcaaTGAATGCTAACATTTCCATTGCAAACATAGGTTACATCATTATTTCTGTGTGAAAACAATCTCCTTTAAATTTGTATTTGGTAGATAAATTCACCACTGGACACCGACAGCATATAGGATTTGCAGCAGCATTGAGAAGCAAGGCACCTGTGCAATAACGTATGCCACAGAGCGAGTAGGAGCTTTCAGGGCACACAGGTATGCCACACTGTGGACAACTCGGCCCaaaaaaaatactaagaaaTGCATGCGAGCAAAGAATAAGCCAGGTTCTGTCATGGAGTAGATTGCACCTAAGAACAAGAAGGGGAAGATGTTCTCCATGTCATTGTGATGAGACCTATAACATAGAACCAAAGAAAGAAGAGGTTACACTTGTGACCACTGGTCCTTGCAAAACAGATATATAATCTCTTCAACGTTTACAAAGCAagttaaaaaattaacttgTGTTCAACGGGACCTTCTTGAATCTGTGCAGGGCAATGAACAAATAAGTCATGTTTAGAATTgtatttaacctgaactgctccagtaaaatgtccCACAATATATATTGTTGCACTGGAACTTATACTGGATAAAAGCAACaacattaaataatataaatgatacTGGGTGATGCAGTGGCAAAGCAGGtagcagtgctgtctcacagctcctgggctgcgggttgGAATCAGGgtccatgtacatttacattacatttacatttattcatttagcagacgcttttgtccaaagcgacgtacatctcagcaaaagtacaatttatgcatctgtgtggagtttgcatgtttttccacagtGTGTATGCAATTCCCTTGCgttgaactggtgtcccgtccagggtgcacctAGCCACCCATGTTTCCATTGTAGGCATCCGATCATcataaccctgcactggacaagtagctattctcactcactttccttaaaAACTTATCCcggtcagggtcgcagtggtccagagcccatcctgaaATCACTGGACGCATGGCCTGGTGAAAGAACGCCAAGTACATCGAAGGCTAGCCACACAgggacacactcactcacacgctatgatttagcatcaccaattcacctgaactgcatgtctttggagtgcagGGGGGAAACCGGAGCAACCAGAGGagacccacgcaaacacagtgagaacatgcaaacaccacacagaatgacttggattcaaacctacaactgaacagcccaggcactgtgaagagATAGATCTACCTGCTTCACCATCATGCTGCCCTACAAGCaggtattttaatgaaaataaacaatcGAATTGATGAATGATATTgcacagaacaaaaaagaaaaaaactgaaaatcatcCGGCTTCAGTAGCATTTAGTACTGACCTAAAGACAGCTACTGCATAAACTGTATGAGTAATACTGGTTCATCTACTTCTCATTTCACTTCATTCCAAAAAAACTCAGTCAACTTCCCCCCTGAGAAGAAGTACGGAAAGAGCGTCATCACTCGCTATTACAACATCTACTAATACCACTGCATTACTCTGCTGATCCACAGAGCGGAGGCTGCCAAATTCCACAAGCAGCATGCAAAAACATACCAGCTGAACCTCCACAATTTCACTTTGACTTTCTTGAGCAGTGACTGTCCAAGGTCATCATCACAACGTCTGAGCAACATCCTCGATGACGCACATGACTATGACTTACTGACCACAAACAGTGTACTTTCACTGCTGGCATTCCTTCCTCAAATAAGTACTTTCAGTCCTGGAAAAACTCCCTCAGCAGCACCCGTTACTCCATAAGGCTTCTGCTCTGGCAGGCACACACTAGAAAAGATTTATGGGATGTATGCAATGCCTGAAAGTGCGTTGGGCCTCTGGATCTACAAACGAAACCACAGACActgatatgaaaaaaaatcaaatttgtttATGTGCATTTCGTAGCTTGCTGGTGATTTATCTGCTTTGTTTGTTAAAATTTAGGAAAACTCATTTTTACGGgtgtcatgaaaaaaaaaaaacaatgcaagatTATAAATATCGATAGCACACAACCTTAATAAACTTCCCAGAATTAAATGGTCAGTCTATAGCTACCTAAATTATTGTGACCTGCTGGGTGATCAGAGAagtctttgaaaaataattttcacttaaaaaaacttacaaaataTGACCTCTTTAAATGGCACTAAGAACATTTTCCTGTTATGGAGCAAAAGTGTTTTTCCCTAATTTATTTGCACATtgtgaaatgaatatttttttttcttcttcactctCATTTTAAGGATCTGAGCTTTTGAGTGCTTAGGTAAGATGCAAGTACTTGCTGAGCTCAAGCAGACAAAAGCCCTTCCTGGGAACAGTCATGCACAAACAGAACTGGACCATTACTGCCATGAAAGGAAAAGGCATACAAATCAAAACAATTTCCTCTCACTTAGTCTTTCTGGCCCAATCTAAATATTGTTCCATCGACCCCTGCCTTTGTTAATACTGAGATCTGATACAGGAACAGCAGAGCGTTTGAAAACAAGTACTGTAGCTAAAAGCTTGGACGGGAGGGGCACGGGaagctttaaaaaaaggttCACAGTGACTCAATATTGTTAGACCTTTTTCAAAACATGTCCATCTTAGTCTCAAGCTTCTAATGTTTTTCTAAGTATTTTGTAGGTAACGACCTGCATGATTTTACAAGCAAGTGTCACCTTTCTGGAGTCACTCACCACTTTGCTTTGCGTTTTCAAACGTTAACCCTTTAGAGAGAACAACAGTCCCTGGATTCTGTCCTGAGGCTGTTTGTTTAACCTTTGACTTTTCTTTTGCTGGAGTGCCACCAATGTTCTGCAAACATTGGACACATCTGCAAAGCTGCATTCTGAGGATGTTTCATGtgttaaatatgtgaaaataaatatttaagattTATCTTCAAGTATGGCCATGCTCTAAAATGAACCTTAACGCGGCAGCCGACGGTGTcctggttagagctattgcgaGACAtcgcagaaaaaaagaaaaaatcttaaTGATATTAATGATAAAGTAGTCAAAAAGtaaacattaataaagtgaTCAAAGAAATAACTGTGTTTAAGTTTCACTCTTAGACTTTCTTGGCCCAGATTTAAGTTGGTGTTTGATGGGGGATGAACAGCTGCTCTTCACCTTGGGGATATTTTCCTCAAACAGCAGAGAACAGCCCCCATAAAACAATGGTGCCAAAGCAGCTGGCCATAAAACCCCAGTGACTTCTCCTCagtttgcattcattcattcattcattcattcatttagatgacattttctccaaagcaacttacagtgactgagtgagtgatttccccattcgtacagctgggtaactcttGTCTTTactttagggttagtaccttttctcaagggtactagagagttggaggtgggattcaaacctgcgacctgcGCGTTCCATTACACTTCCAGCAGCCGCAGAGATAAAAGTCAAAAACACAGCGTCAAAAACAAGCGGGCCAGATATTTGTGCAGATAATGGtgccgcagtgtgtgtgtgtgtatctctgtgtgtgtgtgtgcgcgcgggaTGTTTCCCACCTCTTGCATCTCTCCACGTCGGGGTCCTCTCTGTAGTACTGCGTGCCCCCGTGTCGCATCGCGTCCTCTGGGTTCGCGAACGCCTGGCgaagcagagacacacacacacacaacaccatTCAAAACGTGTCCTCagcaaactctttttttttagtgaaaGCTCTCCTACAGTCCTTCGCAGCACTGCCACTCTGGTACTGTACGTGGATTGGAAACAAAAACTGAGTATTTTTCGGCTgcatcgcacacacacacagtcgaaaaataccacacacacacagcatctcaACGGAGAAGATTTACTTTAAACGTTACGCGTACGTCAGCGTTCGCCTCTTTCTTTCCTTCGACGCGGAGACTCACCTTTTTATGCAGTCTTACTTGTCCCGTTATGATAGCGAtgatatacattttcaaaataagcAGCACGCTGTAGAAGACGAAGGACAGGAACACTGGGTTGTCCAGCATGGCtccggctcggctcggctcagCTCGCGCTGCGAGGTTCGCGGCTCCTTTTTTGTCCTCCTTCCGCGAGGCGACCGTGTATGTACCCGCGCCAGTGGGCGtaacgggggggagggggagggagggaacgAAAAGCTcccctccaaacacacacacacacacacacacacgcacagtccgAGTCCGGCGACGGCGTTTTCTGGGTTCATTGTGTTAGTTCCTGTCAATATTATTATAAAACGCGCAGTGTATAAGGTGGAAAAGTTCACTcggtttttttttgcctcacaTTTCGTATTTCCCGTCAGTTTTGAGAGTtagaacacctttttttttttccagccactCAATTatgataacattttatttttagcccCTTAGTTAAAATCGGCTTCATCaatacactttacatttataagataaataatacagaaatttaaaaaaaggggttTAACCTTGGGATCATGTAGCTATTGACTGTTTTGAGTTCCAGCCTAAAAGGGTTTGGGACTAGAGTTACTTTTTTAAACGAGGTTCAACTTTACACAAAAGACTGACAAGGGTGGGGAGAGGACACTTCATTCGCCTGAACCCACAGGAGCCGTGGAACGGTGTATCCTTCAATTCAGGAGCAAttcaattaattacattttgacCCAtacgtgggttcgacccctgctcagccagtgtggagtttgcatgttctctcccttggttgctctggtttcctcccacagtccaaagacatgcttttcaggtggactggtgattcTAAAATCATCCattgtttgtgtgagagagtggCAG encodes the following:
- the ptges gene encoding prostaglandin E synthase, with the translated sequence MLDNPVFLSFVFYSVLLILKMYIIAIITGQVRLHKKAFANPEDAMRHGGTQYYREDPDVERCKRSHHNDMENIFPFLFLGAIYSMTEPGLFFARMHFLVFFLGRVVHSVAYLCALKAPTRSVAYVIAQVPCFSMLLQILYAVGVQW